The Gemmatimonadales bacterium DNA window CCGCGTCGGATACCGCATTACGGTTCCCGGCCTCCGCAGCCCGCGCGGCCAGACCGGCTACCTCCCGGGCCGCCCGAAGCGTTTCGAGGGGCACCAGGGTAGCACCCATCAGGGCGGCCTGGATCGCCGCCTGCCTCTCCGCGTCGCGGTCCTTGGGGATGGAGTAAGCCGCGCTGACCGCGTCAAAGGCCTTGGAGTCCTCGTCGCCGAGCCGGATCAAGGCTAGGCGCAACGCTTCGGCCCGCTCGATCATGCCGCGGAATTCGGCGTCCACCTCGGCGTATTTCTTGCGGCCCACGGTGAGCCGCGCCACCATGGCCACGAGCCCAGCCGCCATCGCGCCGGCCACGGCCGAAACGGTCCCGCCCCCAGGGGTCGGGCTCGCGGACGCGACTGCGTCCATCCATTCGCCGAGCGACGGACCGGCGGACCAGCGCACCTTCGCCTCCAGCACGTGCTCGGAGACCGGCTCGCGCAGCTTCAGGTGGGCCTCGACCGCCTGGTGCACCGCGCGTTCGGGCACCAGCCCAACGATCTCGCTCCAGCCGGTGTCGGCGCCGGCTTCGCGTGCCGCCGCCGCCACGGCGTCGAACGCTTCGTGGATCGAGGTCGTGTCGAGGTCCACCAGGTTCATCGAGACCTGCGGCTCTCCGCCCACGGTGATACCCATGGCCTGGACGGCGGGCAGCCCGCCGCTCGAGGCACGCACCTTCTTCGCGATCGCCTTGGCAAGCGCCTCGTCGCCGCCCCCGAGGTAGACGTTGTAGGCAACGAGGAACGGCCGGGCGCCCACAGCCGTCGCGCCCGCGGTGGGGTGCATGCGCTTGGGCCCGTAGTCGGGATCCTTCTCGAGGTTGGTGCCTATCTCCTCGCGCAGGCCCTCGAACTCACCTTTCCTCACGTCCGGCAGCCGCTCTCGCGATGGCCTCGTGGCGGCGCGGGCGTACAGGAACACGGGGATCCCCAGCTCCGCCCCTATCCGCTCGCCGAGCCGCCTCGCGAGCGCTATGCAGTCGTCCATGGTCGTCCCGCCGAGCGGCACGAACGGGACGACATCGGTAGCGCCCATGCGCGGGTGTTCACCTTGGTGGACGGTGAGGTCGATCCGCTCGCTCGCGGTCTTCACGGCGCGGAACGCCGCCTCGACAGCCGCGTCCGGCGGCGCCACGAACGTGAACACCGACCGGTTGTGATCGGCGTCCGCCTGGACGTCGAGCAGCCGGACGCCGGAAACGGACAGGAGTGCGGCACGCAGGGCAGCGAGCGTGGCGGCGTCTCGGCCTTCGCTGAAGTTGGGCACGCATTCGACGAGATGGGTCATGAAGAGAAAGGGTGTAGGGTGTAGGGTTTAGGGTGCAGAGCACCCGTGTCAGGCGTCCGGGACGGCCTGCAAGATACCCAGGAGCCAGCGATGGATGGCGGGGTTGCCCGCGACGACGGGTCCGTGGCGCAGCACCGCGTCGTCGCCGCCCAGGTCCGTCACCAGGCCGCCAGCCTCGCGCACGATCAGCGTCCCGGCCGCGACGTCCCACGGCGCCAGCATCAGCTCCCAGAAGCCGTCGAACCGGCCCGCCGCCACGTCGCAGAGATCGAGTGCCGCCGACCCGGGGCGCCGAACGCCGGCGGAGCGGGCGAGAATGGCTGCGAACTGCCGCTGATAGCGAGGGAGCAGATCGGCGAACTTGAAGGGGAAACCCGTGCCGATCAGCGCGTGCTTCGGATCCTGGATGGAAGAAACGGCGATGGGCGCGCCGTTCTGGAACGCCCCGCCGCCGCGAGTGGCGTGATAGCGGATCCCGGGCGGGACGTGCTGGACCACTCCGGCCTGGATCTCCCCGTCCGTCACCGCGGCTATCGAGACCGAGTAGTAGGGGAAACGGTGGAGGAAGTTCGTGGTGCCGTCGAGCGGGTCCACGATCCACGCCAGCCCCCGGGGCAAGGAGTTTGGCGTCAACTCCTCGCCGACGACCCGACTGTCCGGTGCCGCCACCAGCAGCGCCTCCGCGATGAGTCGCTCCGCCTCCCGATCCACTTCGGTGACGAAATCCGCCCGGCCTTTCTCCGACCACCGTTCCGGGCCAAGGCGGCCCTCTTGCCCGCGCAGGAACTCGGCGGCTTGATCGGCCGCAAGTTGCGCCATCATCAAGAGTTGGGCCGCTTCGTGCTTCACTTGCCACGCCCCCGGGCCATCCTTACCTTGCCCCCATGTCACGCGTATTCAGCGGAATCCAGCCGTCCGGCGAGCTACACATCGGCAACTACCTCGGCGCGGTTCGCTACTGGGTCGAGCTTCAGGACCAGTTCGAGTGCATCTTCAGTATCGTCGACCTGCACGCTATCACGCAGCCCTACGATCCCGCAAACCTACCCGAGCGCACTCTTGAAATGGCAGTCGGGCTGCTGGCCGCGGGTCTCGACCCGGCCAAGTGCACACTGTTCGTGCAGTCGCAGGTGCCCCAGCATGTGGAGCTCATGTGGATCTTCAACACCGTGACGCCCGTCGGGGAGCTCGAGCGGATGACCCAGTACAAGGAAAAATCCGCGTCACTCGAAAGCATTCCCGCCGGGCTGCTCAGCTACCCGATTCTTCAGGCTGCGGACATTCTCCTGTATCAGGCCGGTCAGGTGCCAGTCGGCGAGGACCAGGTGCAGCACCTTGAGCTCGCGCGTGAGATCGCCCGGCGCTGGAACGCGCGGTTCGGCGATCCCTTCAGGTTCCCGGAGCCGATTGCGCTGCTCACCGGCACCAAGCGTATTCTCGGACTTGACGCTCGTGCGAAGATGTCCAAGAGTTTGGGCAATACCATCGGCCTGCTCGACACCCCGGAAGCGATCTGGGAGAAACTGCGGCCAGCCATAACCGATCCCGCTCGTAAGACTCGCAAGGACGCCGGCGAGCCGGAGAGGTGTCCCGTGGTTTACCAGCTGCACCGCGCGTTCTCTCCGCCGGAGGTCGTCGCGGAGGTTGAGCGCAACTGCCGCTCTGCTGGATGGGGCTGTCTCGACTGCAAGCGCGTGCTGGCCGATCACGTGATCGCCGAGCTGGCGCCGATTCGGGAGCGTGCGCTGGCGCTGAAGCAGAGGCCCGATGACGTGTGGGACATCCTGGACGCGGGCGCCAAGCGGTGCCGGAAGCTGGCTGAGGAAACGCTGTCGCTCGTCTATCCCCAGATGGGAATCTCCCGTGGAGACCGCCGGTTCCTTTATTTGGGCGCCACGGCGTCCGGCGTGTAGATTACAGCTTACCCTCAAGGGGCTTCATGGAGAAGATCATCCAGGCGGCGGTCGAACGTGGCGCTTCCGACCTGCACATCAAGGCGGGGGACGTCTTCCGGGCGCGGATCGACGGCAAGCTGGTGCCGTTGACCAAGCAGCGGCTGACGCCGGAGCAGACCAAGGCCATCGCCTTGCGGTTCATCCCCAACGAGGAGGACCGGGCGCGCATCGACAAGATCCAGGACTACGACTGCTCCTGGGGTGCGCCGGGCATCGGCCGGTTCCGCGTCAACATCCTGAAGCAGCGCTCCTCGTTCATGGTCGTGATGCGGGTGATCCCGTTCGAGGTGCCGACGTTCGAGCAGCTGCACCTGCCGGCGGTACTCGCTCACATCTCCGCGGCCGAACGCGGGATGATACTCGTCACCGGCGTGACCGGCAGCGGCAAGAGCTCCACGATGGCGGCGATGATCAACCACATCAACCGCACGATGCAGAAGCACATCGTGACGCTCGAGAACCCGATCGAGTTCCTGCACCGCGACCTGACGTCCAGCCTCACGCAGCGGGAGATCGGCACCGACACCGAGAGTTTCCGCACCGGGCTTCGCGCGGCGCTGCGGCAGGACCCGGACGTGGTCCTCATCGGGGAGATGCGCGACCCGGAGACCATCGACACGGCCATGAAGGCTTCGGAGACGGGTCACCTCCTCCTCTCCACGCTCCACACGCCCGATGCCACCACGACCATCTCCCGGATCATCGCCATGTTCCCGCCGGAGGAGCAGGCCATCGTCCGGGTGCGGCTGGCAGACGCGCTGCACGCGGTGATCTCGCAGCGGCTGCTGCCGCAAAAGAACGGCCACGGGCGTTGCGCGGCGCTCGAGGTGATGCTGGTGACGGCTACCATTCGCGACCTGATCCTCGACCCGAACCGCACCTCGGAGATCAAGGAGTTCATCTCCGAAGGACGCGAACAATACGGGATGCAGACGTTCGACCAGCACCTGATGGATCTCGTCCAGGCGGATGTCGTCAACTACGATACGGCGGTCGCCAACTCCTCCAATCCGTCGGACTTCGAGCTGCAGATGAAGACCTTCGCGCGCAGTTCGCGCCTGTCCACGCCCAAGATGAAGGCGCCCGCCGCGCCCACCGAGCCGGACAAGCCCATCGGTTTCACGGACGATCTCTCGAGCATGCTCCCGCCGTGAGGCCGCAGGGCCTGCACGGGGTCATCGCCCCCATACCTACTCCGTTCGACCCGGAGACGGGCGACGTGGCACCGGTCGCGCTGCGGCACGCGACGCGCGCACTGCTGGCGCAGGGGCTCGACGGCATCGCGGTCGCCGGCTCCACCGGCGAAGGGGAGCTGCTCGACGCCGACGAGCGCGTGAAGCTGGTGGAGTGGCTCCGGGACGTCGTGCCCGACGACAAGTGGCTTATCGCCGGCGCCGGCGCGGAGTCCACTCGGGCGACGGTCCGCGCCTGCCGCGAGGTCGCGGCGGCCGGGGCGGACGCAGCCCTGGTACGGCCGCCCTCCTACTACGGCTCGGTGCTGGCGGCCGCGGCGCTGGCCGAGCATTACGTCCGGGTGGCCGACGCGAGCCCGGTGCCGGTCATCGTTTACAACATCCCCAAGTACACCCACGTGATGCTCCAGGACAGCGTGCTGCGCGCCGTCGCCGAGCACGAGCGGATCGTGGCGTTCAAGGACTCGTCCGGCGATCTCAAGGTGCTCGCTGGTTTTCGGGCCGCGGCGCCGCGGCTCGCCCCTCTGATGGGGAGTGGGTCGCTCTTCTACCCGGCGCTCGAGCTGGGCGCGGCGGGCGGAATCCTGGCCGTCGCGTGCTTCGCCGCCGAGGCGTGCGCCGCGCTGTACGCCGCGTTCCGCGCTGGCGACCGGGAGACCGCTGGCGCCTGCCAGGAACGGCTGACGCCGCTCGCCCGCGACATCGTTGGCGCGTTCGGACCGGCCGGCATCAAGGCGGCCATGGATCTGGTCGGCCTGCCGGCGGGTCCGGTGCGCCCGCCGCTCGCGGCCCTGGACGCGCGGCAGCAGGCCAAGGTGGCCGAATGCCTCGCCCAGGCCGGCGTCCTGCGCGTCGCGGCCTGAGGAGGACGGCGGCATCATGTTCGGTGCGGGCACGCGCTGCCTCGTCGTGGTGGGGGCGCAGTGGGGCGACGAGGGCAAGGGCAAGGTCGTGGACGCGCTGGCCGAGCACGCCGATCTCGTGGTGCGCTATCAGGGAGGCGCCAACGCGGGGCACACGGTAGACGCGCCCGACGGCGAGTTCGTGCTGCACCAGATCCCCTCCGGCATCCTGCATCAGGCGACGAAGTGCGTGATCGGCAACGGGGTCGTCCTCGATCCCGAAACGCTGTTTCACGAGATCGACGCGCTCCGCGGGCGTGGCGTGACCGTCGAGGGCCGGTTGGTGGTCAGCGACCGCGCCCACCTGGTTCTCCCTTACCACAAGCTGCTCGACGCCGAGAGCGCGCGCAGCAAGAAGATCGGCACTACGGCCCGCGGCATCGGTCCGGCGTACGAGGATAAGTACGGGCGGCGCGGTGTCCGCGTCGGAGACCTGCGGCACCCCGAGATCGTGGCCAAGCTGGTGGAGGCCGGCGTCCAGCGCGCCAACGACCTGTTGGGGCTGGCGGGGTCGGTGAAGCGCTGCCACGCGGCGGAGATCGTCGCCATGCTGGCAGGTATGGCGCCCCGGCTGCTGCCGTTCGTGTCCGACGCGGGCAGGCTCGTGACGGACACCCTGAGGGATGGCGGCAACGTCCTGCTCGAGGGCGCGCAAGGCGCTCTCCTCGACGTGGACCACGGCACCTACCCGTTCGTGACCTCGTCGAGCACCACCGCCGGCGGCGCCGCGGTGGGCGCGGGCATCGGCCCCACGGCGATCGACGCCGTGCTCGGCGTCGTCAAGGCGTACACGACGCGCGTGGGCAACGGCCCGCTCCCGACCGAGGCGGAGGTGACCGAAGGCGAAAGGCTGCGCACGCTGGGCGGCGAGTACGGCGCGACTACCGGGCGCCCGCGCCGCTGCGGCTGGTTCGACGCGATGGTGGTGCGCTACTCGGTGCGCGTGAACGGCCTCACCGGGCTCGCGGTGACCAAGCTCGACGTCCTCGATTC harbors:
- the ftcD gene encoding glutamate formimidoyltransferase, producing MTHLVECVPNFSEGRDAATLAALRAALLSVSGVRLLDVQADADHNRSVFTFVAPPDAAVEAAFRAVKTASERIDLTVHQGEHPRMGATDVVPFVPLGGTTMDDCIALARRLGERIGAELGIPVFLYARAATRPSRERLPDVRKGEFEGLREEIGTNLEKDPDYGPKRMHPTAGATAVGARPFLVAYNVYLGGGDEALAKAIAKKVRASSGGLPAVQAMGITVGGEPQVSMNLVDLDTTSIHEAFDAVAAAAREAGADTGWSEIVGLVPERAVHQAVEAHLKLREPVSEHVLEAKVRWSAGPSLGEWMDAVASASPTPGGGTVSAVAGAMAAGLVAMVARLTVGRKKYAEVDAEFRGMIERAEALRLALIRLGDEDSKAFDAVSAAYSIPKDRDAERQAAIQAALMGATLVPLETLRAAREVAGLAARAAEAGNRNAVSDAGVAAILAHAAARGAAFNMRVNVVGMPDPSEAAPMAEEAQRLVGEVARDAERAAAMVEAVVGG
- a CDS encoding inositol monophosphatase family protein, which produces MKHEAAQLLMMAQLAADQAAEFLRGQEGRLGPERWSEKGRADFVTEVDREAERLIAEALLVAAPDSRVVGEELTPNSLPRGLAWIVDPLDGTTNFLHRFPYYSVSIAAVTDGEIQAGVVQHVPPGIRYHATRGGGAFQNGAPIAVSSIQDPKHALIGTGFPFKFADLLPRYQRQFAAILARSAGVRRPGSAALDLCDVAAGRFDGFWELMLAPWDVAAGTLIVREAGGLVTDLGGDDAVLRHGPVVAGNPAIHRWLLGILQAVPDA
- the trpS gene encoding tryptophan--tRNA ligase, encoding MSRVFSGIQPSGELHIGNYLGAVRYWVELQDQFECIFSIVDLHAITQPYDPANLPERTLEMAVGLLAAGLDPAKCTLFVQSQVPQHVELMWIFNTVTPVGELERMTQYKEKSASLESIPAGLLSYPILQAADILLYQAGQVPVGEDQVQHLELAREIARRWNARFGDPFRFPEPIALLTGTKRILGLDARAKMSKSLGNTIGLLDTPEAIWEKLRPAITDPARKTRKDAGEPERCPVVYQLHRAFSPPEVVAEVERNCRSAGWGCLDCKRVLADHVIAELAPIRERALALKQRPDDVWDILDAGAKRCRKLAEETLSLVYPQMGISRGDRRFLYLGATASGV
- a CDS encoding PilT/PilU family type 4a pilus ATPase, giving the protein MEKIIQAAVERGASDLHIKAGDVFRARIDGKLVPLTKQRLTPEQTKAIALRFIPNEEDRARIDKIQDYDCSWGAPGIGRFRVNILKQRSSFMVVMRVIPFEVPTFEQLHLPAVLAHISAAERGMILVTGVTGSGKSSTMAAMINHINRTMQKHIVTLENPIEFLHRDLTSSLTQREIGTDTESFRTGLRAALRQDPDVVLIGEMRDPETIDTAMKASETGHLLLSTLHTPDATTTISRIIAMFPPEEQAIVRVRLADALHAVISQRLLPQKNGHGRCAALEVMLVTATIRDLILDPNRTSEIKEFISEGREQYGMQTFDQHLMDLVQADVVNYDTAVANSSNPSDFELQMKTFARSSRLSTPKMKAPAAPTEPDKPIGFTDDLSSMLPP
- a CDS encoding dihydrodipicolinate synthase family protein; translated protein: MRPQGLHGVIAPIPTPFDPETGDVAPVALRHATRALLAQGLDGIAVAGSTGEGELLDADERVKLVEWLRDVVPDDKWLIAGAGAESTRATVRACREVAAAGADAALVRPPSYYGSVLAAAALAEHYVRVADASPVPVIVYNIPKYTHVMLQDSVLRAVAEHERIVAFKDSSGDLKVLAGFRAAAPRLAPLMGSGSLFYPALELGAAGGILAVACFAAEACAALYAAFRAGDRETAGACQERLTPLARDIVGAFGPAGIKAAMDLVGLPAGPVRPPLAALDARQQAKVAECLAQAGVLRVAA
- a CDS encoding adenylosuccinate synthase, with the protein product MFGAGTRCLVVVGAQWGDEGKGKVVDALAEHADLVVRYQGGANAGHTVDAPDGEFVLHQIPSGILHQATKCVIGNGVVLDPETLFHEIDALRGRGVTVEGRLVVSDRAHLVLPYHKLLDAESARSKKIGTTARGIGPAYEDKYGRRGVRVGDLRHPEIVAKLVEAGVQRANDLLGLAGSVKRCHAAEIVAMLAGMAPRLLPFVSDAGRLVTDTLRDGGNVLLEGAQGALLDVDHGTYPFVTSSSTTAGGAAVGAGIGPTAIDAVLGVVKAYTTRVGNGPLPTEAEVTEGERLRTLGGEYGATTGRPRRCGWFDAMVVRYSVRVNGLTGLAVTKLDVLDSFEQLSVCTHYRLGGETLDDLPDNVAALAEVEPVYELLPGWRQPTGEARTLAALPREARAYLDRLEALAGAPIRYVGVGTKREQLIEVQ